In Amycolatopsis solani, a single window of DNA contains:
- a CDS encoding sensor histidine kinase has translation MPAILAAVGGIAGELELPSLLKRAVATTCELVGAPRGRLDLSQLPENAVARYGGEPGANAVEVPIRAGTQVFGTLVLEPGDGGGFTRREREVLGALAAATGMAVEKALLVDQMRRRERWLEASYDVTGALLAAQDLHATLRLIAERARIVAGGTAGAIARPAGPGQLVFDVVEPPGDDADRLIGLTVPTEGTATGVAFATRRPVVVRDYGERVQEQQRDRAGPMPAMIKDLDSAISVPLLVGEDTLGVLVVAKFRDKSPFTESDVQLAETFAGHAALAVEFSRAQEARQQLAVFEDRDRIARDLHDLVIQRLFATGLGLEGVSRLIADPAVAARVAGFAQDLDGTIREIRNSIFSLQAPAQAHGSLRAELLRVAVDARDTLGFEPRVGFDGPLDAAVPDAVRSDLIASLREALTNVARHAGATSSSVDVTVDGLGRRLSLVVRDDGTGPPPESDRVSGLANLAARAARWGGTCVLVAAGDGGAQLEWTAELPARAGAQGSGR, from the coding sequence ATGCCGGCGATCCTCGCGGCGGTCGGCGGCATCGCCGGCGAGCTCGAGCTGCCGTCGCTGCTGAAACGGGCGGTCGCGACGACGTGCGAGCTGGTGGGCGCCCCGCGCGGCCGCCTCGACCTCTCGCAGCTGCCGGAGAACGCCGTCGCCCGGTACGGCGGCGAGCCCGGCGCGAACGCGGTCGAAGTGCCGATCCGCGCGGGGACACAGGTGTTCGGGACCCTCGTGCTCGAACCCGGGGACGGCGGCGGCTTCACCCGGCGCGAACGGGAAGTGCTGGGCGCGCTCGCCGCGGCGACCGGAATGGCCGTCGAAAAAGCGCTGCTCGTCGACCAGATGCGCCGCCGCGAACGCTGGCTAGAGGCCTCTTACGACGTCACCGGTGCCCTGCTCGCGGCGCAGGACCTGCACGCCACGCTCAGGCTGATCGCCGAACGCGCCCGCATCGTCGCGGGCGGGACCGCGGGCGCGATCGCGCGGCCGGCCGGGCCGGGGCAGCTGGTGTTCGACGTCGTCGAGCCGCCGGGGGACGACGCCGACCGGCTGATCGGGCTGACCGTCCCCACCGAAGGCACCGCCACCGGCGTCGCGTTCGCCACCCGCCGCCCGGTGGTCGTGCGCGACTACGGCGAGCGCGTCCAGGAACAGCAGCGCGACCGCGCCGGGCCGATGCCGGCCATGATCAAGGACCTCGACTCGGCCATCTCGGTGCCGCTGCTCGTCGGCGAGGACACGCTCGGGGTGCTGGTGGTCGCGAAGTTCCGCGACAAGTCGCCGTTCACCGAATCCGACGTCCAGCTGGCCGAGACCTTCGCCGGGCACGCCGCGCTCGCCGTCGAGTTCTCCCGCGCGCAGGAAGCGCGTCAGCAGCTGGCGGTGTTCGAGGACCGCGACCGGATCGCCAGGGACCTGCACGACCTGGTGATCCAGCGGCTGTTCGCGACCGGGCTGGGCCTGGAGGGCGTGAGCAGGCTGATCGCCGACCCCGCGGTCGCGGCGCGCGTCGCCGGGTTCGCCCAGGACCTCGACGGCACCATCCGCGAGATCCGCAACAGCATCTTTTCGCTGCAGGCGCCCGCGCAGGCGCACGGCAGCCTCCGCGCGGAGCTGCTGCGGGTCGCCGTGGACGCCCGGGACACGCTGGGTTTCGAGCCGCGCGTCGGGTTCGACGGGCCGCTGGACGCCGCGGTGCCGGACGCCGTCCGCTCGGACCTGATCGCGTCGCTGCGCGAAGCGCTGACGAACGTCGCGAGGCACGCCGGGGCGACGTCGTCGTCGGTCGACGTCACCGTGGACGGGCTGGGCCGGCGGCTGAGCCTGGTCGTGCGCGACGACGGCACGGGCCCGCCGCCGGAGTCCGACCGGGTCAGCGGGCTCGCCAACCTGGCCGCGCGGGCGGCCCGGTGGGGCGGCACGTGCGTGCTGGTGGCCGCCGGAGACGGCGGCGCGCAGCTGGAATGGACCGCCGAGCTGCCGGCACGGGCCGGCGCGCAGGGGAGTGGACGATGA
- a CDS encoding MFS transporter, with protein MAHLPDTAPDTGTIAGRLDRLPITRTHRRATVAVGLGLFFDFYEVFLTGVLSSVLVEEFELTKAALPPLLASTFVGMFFGALLLGRLADRFGRRGAFLLNLGLYSLFSLLGAFSGSALMLLVTRFFAGIGLGAEPPLADTYLTDLLPARKRGRFIAWAYTLAFCGFPVVGFLARGLTEHEVFGVAGWRWLFVIGALGAGAVFLLRRGLPESPRWLDSVGRTEEAEHLVAGLEAEARGTTLGTPAPKRGVTRKRAAAPVRELFAPALRRRTWMMVVFHILQTLGYYGFGTLVPLVLAAKGYAVSQSLLFAALTYLGYPVGSALSLPIVERVERKYLVVGSVLAMAVFGIAFGYAGSMALILVFGFLYTATSNLFSNAFHIYQAEIFPTALRSTASSGTYSLSRLASGAMPFVLLPLLTSQGPTTLFLIVAGALVVVAVDIAVLGPRTTGRRLENVSGAAQPGR; from the coding sequence ATGGCCCACCTCCCCGACACGGCGCCGGACACCGGCACGATCGCGGGCCGGCTCGACCGGCTGCCCATCACCCGGACCCATCGGCGGGCCACCGTCGCCGTGGGGCTCGGGCTGTTCTTCGACTTCTACGAGGTCTTCCTCACCGGCGTGCTCAGCTCCGTGCTCGTCGAAGAGTTCGAGCTGACCAAAGCCGCGCTGCCACCGCTTCTCGCCTCGACCTTCGTCGGCATGTTCTTCGGCGCCCTGCTCCTCGGCCGGCTCGCCGACCGGTTCGGGCGGCGCGGGGCGTTCCTGCTGAACCTCGGGCTCTACTCGCTCTTCTCGTTGCTCGGCGCGTTCAGCGGCAGTGCGCTGATGCTGCTGGTGACGCGGTTCTTCGCGGGCATCGGCCTCGGCGCGGAGCCACCGCTGGCCGACACCTACCTCACCGACCTGCTGCCCGCCCGCAAGCGCGGCCGCTTCATCGCCTGGGCCTACACGCTCGCCTTCTGCGGCTTCCCGGTCGTCGGCTTCCTCGCCCGCGGCCTGACCGAGCACGAAGTCTTCGGCGTCGCCGGCTGGCGGTGGCTGTTCGTGATCGGCGCGCTCGGCGCGGGCGCCGTCTTCCTGCTGCGCCGCGGATTGCCCGAATCGCCGCGCTGGCTGGACTCCGTCGGCCGCACCGAAGAGGCCGAGCACCTGGTCGCCGGGCTGGAAGCCGAAGCCCGTGGCACCACCCTCGGCACGCCGGCGCCGAAGCGGGGCGTCACCCGCAAGCGGGCCGCCGCCCCGGTGCGGGAGCTCTTCGCCCCCGCCCTGCGGCGGCGGACCTGGATGATGGTCGTCTTCCACATCCTGCAGACCCTCGGCTACTACGGCTTCGGCACGCTGGTCCCGCTCGTCCTCGCCGCCAAGGGGTACGCCGTTTCGCAGTCACTGCTGTTCGCCGCGCTGACCTACCTCGGCTACCCGGTCGGCTCCGCGCTGTCGCTGCCGATCGTGGAACGCGTCGAGCGCAAGTACCTCGTCGTCGGTTCGGTGCTGGCGATGGCGGTGTTCGGCATCGCGTTCGGCTACGCGGGCTCGATGGCGCTGATCCTCGTGTTCGGCTTCCTCTACACCGCGACCAGCAACCTCTTCTCGAACGCCTTCCACATCTACCAGGCCGAGATCTTCCCGACGGCGTTGCGCTCGACGGCGTCCAGCGGCACCTATTCGCTCTCCCGGCTGGCCAGCGGCGCGATGCCGTTCGTGCTTCTCCCGCTGCTGACCTCGCAGGGCCCGACGACGCTCTTCCTCATCGTCGCCGGCGCGCTCGTCGTGGTCGCGGTGGACATCGCCGTCCTGGGCCCGCGCACCACCGGCCGCCGGCTGGAGAACGTCAGCGGCGCCGCGCAGCCGGGCCGATGA
- a CDS encoding pyridoxamine 5'-phosphate oxidase family protein: MVDDVGFGLLLDRQQCLALLRTASLGRVIFTHRAMPAVRPVRFAVVDDAVVFAVPADSPLYAGARDAVVAFEADEYADDLGAGWYVSLLGRAGESGAVDIACACLCPVPAGHRFLRIPAESISGHRLACHAQ, from the coding sequence ATGGTGGACGACGTTGGCTTCGGGCTGCTGCTCGATCGGCAGCAATGCCTCGCGCTGCTGCGGACGGCGAGCCTGGGCCGGGTGATCTTCACCCACCGGGCGATGCCGGCGGTCCGCCCGGTCCGCTTCGCGGTCGTCGACGACGCCGTGGTGTTCGCCGTCCCGGCCGACAGCCCCCTCTACGCGGGCGCGCGCGACGCCGTCGTCGCGTTCGAAGCCGACGAATACGCCGACGACCTCGGCGCCGGCTGGTACGTCAGCCTGCTCGGGCGGGCCGGCGAGTCCGGCGCGGTCGACATCGCCTGCGCGTGCCTCTGCCCGGTCCCGGCCGGCCACCGGTTCCTGCGCATCCCGGCGGAGTCGATCAGCGGCCACCGGCTCGCCTGCCACGCCCAGTAA
- a CDS encoding CaiB/BaiF CoA transferase family protein: MSEQSGPLAGLRVVELGNFIAAPTAGRLLADFGADVVKVERPGTGDELRRWRLHGGDTSLLFRTLGRNKRSVTVDLRRPEGQDIVRALAARGDVLLENFRPGTLERWGLGPGELRALNPRLVVVRVSGYGQTGPYRDRPGFGGVAEAIGGLRALTGYPGQAPTRVGVSLADSVAGLYAVIGALMGLLRREREPGARPGEVVDVALYEAVYSLMESLLPDFDAHGVERGPAGSALPGVAPSNTYRCADGKYIVISGNGDAIFRRLMHAIGRADLAADPRLADNAGRVRHTGLLDDAIGAWAATLTQEAAEAALLAAAVPGGPILTAADIAKDPHFEARGMHERHRVPVGEGREAEVTFPGIVPALTERPGRTRALGPDLGAHTEAVLAELGITGDAVADLREKGVI; encoded by the coding sequence ATGAGTGAACAATCCGGGCCCCTCGCGGGCCTCCGGGTGGTCGAACTGGGCAACTTCATCGCCGCGCCCACCGCCGGGCGGCTGCTGGCCGACTTCGGGGCCGACGTCGTCAAGGTCGAGCGCCCCGGCACCGGCGACGAGCTCCGGCGCTGGCGGCTGCACGGCGGCGACACCTCCCTGCTCTTCCGCACCCTCGGCCGCAACAAGCGGTCGGTGACCGTGGACCTGCGCCGCCCCGAGGGCCAGGACATCGTCCGCGCACTCGCCGCCCGCGGTGACGTCCTGCTCGAGAACTTCCGGCCCGGCACCCTCGAACGCTGGGGGCTCGGGCCCGGCGAGCTCCGCGCGCTCAACCCCCGCCTGGTCGTCGTCCGCGTCTCCGGCTACGGCCAGACCGGCCCGTACCGCGACCGGCCCGGCTTCGGCGGCGTCGCCGAGGCGATCGGCGGCCTGCGCGCGCTCACCGGCTACCCCGGTCAGGCCCCCACGCGCGTCGGCGTCAGCCTCGCCGACTCCGTCGCGGGCCTCTACGCGGTGATCGGCGCGCTCATGGGCCTGCTCCGCCGTGAACGCGAGCCGGGCGCCCGCCCCGGCGAGGTCGTGGACGTCGCGCTCTACGAAGCCGTCTACTCCCTGATGGAGTCGCTGCTCCCCGACTTCGACGCGCACGGCGTCGAGCGCGGCCCGGCGGGCTCCGCGCTGCCCGGCGTGGCGCCGTCCAACACCTACCGCTGCGCCGACGGCAAGTACATCGTGATCAGCGGCAACGGCGACGCGATCTTCCGCCGGCTCATGCACGCGATCGGCCGCGCGGACCTCGCCGCCGACCCGCGGCTGGCCGACAACGCCGGGCGCGTCCGCCACACCGGGCTGCTCGACGACGCGATCGGCGCGTGGGCGGCCACGCTCACCCAGGAAGCCGCCGAAGCCGCGCTGCTGGCCGCGGCCGTGCCGGGCGGCCCGATCCTCACCGCCGCCGACATCGCGAAGGACCCGCACTTCGAAGCCCGCGGCATGCACGAGCGGCACCGCGTGCCGGTCGGCGAAGGCCGCGAAGCCGAGGTCACCTTCCCCGGCATCGTGCCCGCCCTGACCGAACGGCCGGGGCGCACCCGCGCGCTCGGCCCGGATCTCGGCGCGCACACCGAAGCCGTGCTCGCCGAGCTCGGCATCACCGGCGACGCCGTCGCCGATCTTCGCGAAAAGGGCGTGATCTGA
- a CDS encoding sigma-70 family RNA polymerase sigma factor — translation MSPQSTEGASAPPATFTLDPDLVRSAVQGNRAAVAGLLRTLRPLVFRYCLGRLRTWQDGSSDAEDCAQDVLLAIVNALPGYRYEAEGFLAFVFGIASHKVSDFHRRRARDRTSPVAEPPAERWTGGDPTGEEAERSAALDWSTGLLDTLPARQREILVLRIILGLSAEETAAAVGLASAGAVRVAQHRALTTLRRNLLGPKRAAS, via the coding sequence ATGTCGCCGCAGTCGACCGAGGGCGCGTCCGCTCCTCCGGCGACGTTCACCCTCGACCCGGACCTCGTCCGGTCGGCGGTCCAGGGCAACCGCGCCGCGGTGGCCGGGCTGCTGCGCACCCTGCGGCCGCTGGTGTTCCGCTACTGCCTCGGCCGGCTCCGCACCTGGCAAGACGGTTCTTCCGACGCCGAGGACTGCGCGCAGGACGTGCTCCTCGCGATCGTCAACGCGCTGCCGGGCTACCGCTACGAGGCCGAGGGCTTCCTGGCGTTCGTCTTCGGCATCGCCTCGCACAAGGTGTCGGACTTCCACCGCCGCCGCGCGCGCGACCGCACGAGCCCGGTCGCCGAGCCGCCCGCCGAGCGCTGGACCGGCGGCGACCCGACGGGCGAAGAGGCCGAACGCTCGGCCGCGCTCGACTGGTCGACCGGCCTGCTCGACACGCTCCCGGCGCGCCAGCGCGAAATCCTGGTGCTGCGGATCATCCTCGGGCTGTCGGCGGAGGAAACGGCCGCCGCGGTCGGCCTCGCCAGCGCGGGCGCGGTCCGGGTGGCCCAGCACCGCGCCCTCACCACCTTGCGGCGCAACCTCCTCGGGCCGAAGCGCGCCGCCTCCTGA
- a CDS encoding IclR family transcriptional regulator — MAEEERGGGGTTPVLVLRKFKQILESFTIDDPELTLQQITRSTGLPASTCQRLVHNLVREGFLDRYDDTYRVGLGLVRWAAPGTFGLDLVRLTRPVLQQLRDETGETACLYVRDGAYRTVISLAESRHPVVRLFVVGMVMPLHAGSAGKVFLAWDKLAIKDAIGHGLARFTPRTVVDIDLLTEQLDQIRSAGYAVSFEERDLGAASLSAPVFGLNGELTAAIGIGAPTQRMTAADVPTLAPLVAAAARKASERLGYRPGVEQVAAL; from the coding sequence ATGGCAGAGGAAGAACGCGGCGGCGGCGGGACGACGCCGGTGCTGGTGCTGCGGAAGTTCAAGCAGATCCTCGAGTCGTTCACGATCGACGACCCGGAGCTCACGCTGCAGCAGATCACCCGGTCCACCGGGCTGCCGGCGAGCACGTGCCAGCGGCTGGTGCACAACCTGGTGCGCGAGGGTTTCCTGGACCGCTACGACGACACGTACCGGGTGGGGCTCGGCCTGGTCCGCTGGGCGGCCCCGGGCACGTTCGGCCTCGACCTGGTCCGCCTGACCCGCCCGGTGCTGCAGCAACTACGCGACGAAACGGGCGAAACGGCGTGCCTGTACGTCCGGGACGGCGCGTACCGCACGGTGATTTCCCTGGCGGAGTCCCGCCATCCGGTGGTCCGGCTGTTCGTGGTCGGCATGGTGATGCCCCTGCACGCGGGTTCGGCGGGCAAGGTCTTCCTGGCCTGGGACAAACTCGCGATCAAGGACGCGATCGGCCACGGCCTGGCGCGCTTCACCCCGCGCACGGTGGTGGACATCGACCTGTTGACGGAGCAGCTCGACCAGATCCGTTCGGCGGGGTACGCGGTGAGCTTCGAGGAGCGGGACCTGGGCGCGGCCTCGTTGAGCGCCCCGGTGTTCGGCTTGAACGGAGAGCTCACCGCGGCCATCGGCATCGGCGCCCCAACCCAGCGCATGACGGCGGCCGACGTGCCGACGCTGGCCCCGCTGGTGGCGGCGGCGGCCCGCAAGGCTTCGGAGCGGCTGGGGTACCGGCCGGGCGTGGAGCAGGTCGCCGCCCTCTGA